A stretch of the uncultured Desulfobacter sp. genome encodes the following:
- a CDS encoding BamA/TamA family outer membrane protein, with amino-acid sequence MQQIKGQWFAGIKGTYTNYVISSEDGNINDALDSLGLTGVDSMALGLIAMYDSRDNQNAPGSGIRFNLENFAYRQALGGEESFDVFTLKFRHYLPHGRDNVLAYRINGRWTAGANPGGYSSVYLRGYTRGQYLAPHSTLVEFEERLHIKGRFGVNFFAGIASLYGDGLNAFDADNLYTSGGVGGQIMLNKAEQMVMTFDFALGESGNHGFYMRFGQAF; translated from the coding sequence ATGCAGCAAATAAAGGGGCAGTGGTTTGCCGGGATAAAAGGAACCTATACCAATTATGTGATATCCTCTGAAGACGGCAATATCAACGATGCACTGGACTCCCTTGGACTGACAGGGGTTGACTCAATGGCCCTTGGTCTCATCGCCATGTATGACAGTCGCGACAATCAGAACGCCCCGGGTTCAGGCATCCGGTTTAACCTTGAAAATTTTGCTTATAGACAGGCTTTGGGCGGTGAAGAAAGTTTTGACGTCTTTACCCTGAAATTCCGCCACTATCTGCCCCATGGCCGGGACAATGTGCTTGCCTATAGAATCAACGGCCGCTGGACAGCAGGTGCAAATCCCGGGGGGTATTCCAGCGTTTATTTAAGGGGCTATACCCGCGGGCAGTATCTGGCACCGCATTCCACACTGGTCGAATTTGAAGAACGTCTGCATATCAAAGGCCGTTTCGGCGTCAATTTCTTTGCCGGCATCGCCTCTCTTTACGGTGATGGCCTGAATGCATTTGACGCGGACAATCTGTATACCTCTGGCGGCGTGGGCGGACAAATCATGCTCAATAAAGCAGAGCAGATGGTCATGACCTTTGATTTTGCGTTGGGAGAATCCGGTAACCATGGCTTTTATATGCGCTTTGGCCAGGCATTCTGA
- a CDS encoding dicarboxylate/amino acid:cation symporter, with product MKKLHKELWFMVMVAMVLGVIVGMILSPFGFGLLSEAASEHVAPWIALPGNLFLAMIKMVVIPLVLSSIILGITSSQDIGFLKKVSMRIFPYFIATTMAATTIGAGTALLIQPGKYIDSALISDIMENSPEVDAPIVEPIKEQHLPDRLIDLIPTNYIKSALDQDMLATVILALFIGMAMVAVAPERMKPMSEFINAVQDISMKIIEWTMKLAPIAVFALICNITMRVGVGAIVGMAAYMGAVILGLFFLLVLYLFIVWGIGNMSPIEFLKHIGGVQLLAFSTSSSAATIPLAMETAEEKLKVDGPIARFIIPLGATINMDGTALYQVCATVFLCQVYGVELGAAGLIAVIITTVGASIGTPSTPGVGIVILATILQGIGVPASGIALIIGVDRILDMTRTSVNVSGDLTASVVMNRLLKNIEK from the coding sequence ATGAAAAAGCTTCACAAAGAACTTTGGTTCATGGTGATGGTTGCCATGGTGTTGGGCGTGATTGTCGGCATGATTCTCTCTCCTTTTGGCTTTGGCTTGCTTTCGGAAGCTGCGTCAGAGCATGTTGCCCCCTGGATTGCGCTGCCCGGCAACTTGTTTCTTGCCATGATTAAGATGGTGGTCATTCCCCTGGTACTCTCCTCCATTATATTGGGCATCACGTCATCCCAGGACATCGGTTTTTTGAAAAAAGTTTCCATGCGAATATTTCCGTATTTTATTGCGACCACAATGGCGGCGACCACCATTGGTGCGGGCACGGCACTGCTGATTCAGCCGGGAAAATATATTGATTCGGCACTGATTAGCGATATTATGGAAAACAGCCCGGAAGTTGATGCGCCCATTGTCGAACCTATCAAGGAGCAGCACCTTCCAGACCGTCTGATCGATTTGATTCCCACCAATTACATCAAATCTGCGCTGGACCAGGATATGCTGGCCACCGTCATTTTGGCTCTTTTTATCGGCATGGCCATGGTGGCCGTGGCACCGGAGCGAATGAAGCCGATGTCTGAATTCATTAATGCGGTCCAGGATATCTCCATGAAGATCATCGAGTGGACCATGAAGCTTGCCCCCATTGCTGTCTTCGCCTTGATATGCAATATCACCATGCGGGTGGGCGTCGGCGCCATTGTCGGCATGGCCGCCTATATGGGCGCTGTAATCCTGGGCCTGTTTTTTTTGCTGGTGCTTTACCTGTTCATTGTTTGGGGGATTGGAAACATGTCGCCCATTGAATTCTTAAAACATATCGGCGGGGTTCAGTTGCTGGCGTTTTCAACCTCCAGCTCAGCGGCGACGATTCCCTTGGCCATGGAGACCGCTGAAGAAAAGCTGAAGGTGGATGGACCCATTGCGCGATTTATCATTCCTTTGGGTGCCACCATCAACATGGATGGCACGGCCCTGTATCAGGTCTGCGCCACGGTCTTTCTCTGCCAGGTTTACGGGGTCGAGCTGGGCGCGGCAGGTCTGATTGCCGTGATCATTACCACGGTAGGTGCCTCCATCGGCACACCAAGCACGCCGGGCGTCGGTATTGTCATCCTTGCGACCATTCTTCAGGGAATCGGGGTGCCGGCTTCGGGCATTGCTCTGATTATCGGTGTGGATCGTATCCTGGATATGACCCGAACAAGCGTGAACGTTTCCGGAGATCTTACGGCCAGCGTGGTAATGAATCGCCTGCTCAAAAATATTGAGAAGTAA
- a CDS encoding Na/Pi cotransporter family protein: MPKKNIFFICVCLLMLCPFPAYASQKASVNLMMLLTGLFGGLALFLFGLEQLSTGLKTIAGNTLKTLLSKLTSNRITGAFTGAIVTGVLNSSSVTTVLVVGFVTAGAMSLEQSVGVIMGANIGSTITGQMLAFNISQYSLIPVAVGFFMLFVSKREHFQSYGAMIMGLGLVFYGMAVMSDAMYPLRDYPPFLNLLENLEHPAMGILAGAAFAGLVQSSSATVGIAIAMAAGGILTLHTGISLALGANIGTCITALMASLGKPAEAVRAAVVHVAFNILGVVIWLPFISSLASIATAASPLSPELEGAARMAAEVPRQIANANTIFNILNTILFLPFTAVFAKLASKVVKDSPTPAPVIEPLYLDRSFLEVPKLAFDGVRKELARAAGIIIDMMQRFEESFKQGDYEDIDRLADEDDKIDILEKESLEYLAKIRAGTLSEEESVEHQCLMLSAITLENLADIILIDFVELVRRSREQGHNPSEKTRELLAGIYNNVSQSVALIVPLIHDKDLDAATRILDLKPEIARLQKAFINRKSERLGLNTTNAMKNIQIEMSLADKFQRIFIFTQKIAKEHLLNSSV, translated from the coding sequence ATGCCAAAAAAAAACATTTTTTTCATTTGTGTCTGTTTGCTAATGCTCTGCCCTTTTCCCGCGTATGCATCCCAGAAAGCCTCTGTTAATTTAATGATGCTTTTAACCGGGTTGTTTGGTGGACTGGCGCTTTTTTTGTTTGGTCTTGAACAACTTTCAACCGGTTTGAAGACAATTGCCGGAAATACGCTAAAAACTCTGTTGTCAAAACTTACCTCAAATAGAATTACAGGGGCTTTCACCGGGGCAATTGTTACAGGTGTCCTCAACTCTTCTTCGGTCACTACGGTGCTTGTTGTCGGTTTTGTAACAGCCGGTGCAATGAGCCTTGAGCAGTCGGTCGGGGTGATCATGGGGGCGAACATCGGCTCTACAATCACAGGGCAGATGCTGGCGTTTAATATTTCACAATATTCACTCATCCCTGTGGCGGTTGGTTTCTTTATGCTCTTTGTCTCCAAAAGAGAGCATTTTCAAAGTTATGGTGCCATGATCATGGGGCTTGGGCTTGTATTCTACGGCATGGCTGTGATGAGCGATGCCATGTATCCTCTCCGGGACTATCCGCCCTTTTTAAACCTGCTTGAAAATCTGGAGCACCCCGCCATGGGTATCCTGGCAGGGGCTGCCTTTGCCGGTCTTGTTCAATCCTCGTCTGCAACGGTAGGCATCGCCATTGCCATGGCCGCCGGTGGCATTCTGACTCTTCACACCGGTATTTCCCTGGCCCTGGGCGCCAATATCGGAACTTGCATTACCGCATTAATGGCGTCATTGGGAAAACCCGCGGAAGCTGTCAGGGCGGCTGTTGTTCATGTCGCATTCAATATTTTAGGCGTCGTCATCTGGCTGCCGTTTATTTCTTCCCTGGCTTCAATTGCCACGGCTGCTTCACCTCTCAGCCCGGAACTGGAAGGCGCAGCTCGTATGGCGGCTGAAGTTCCCCGGCAGATTGCCAATGCCAATACTATTTTTAATATATTGAATACGATTTTATTTTTGCCTTTCACCGCTGTTTTTGCCAAGTTAGCAAGCAAAGTAGTTAAAGACAGCCCAACACCGGCACCGGTTATTGAGCCGTTGTATCTGGACCGCAGCTTTTTGGAAGTCCCAAAGCTTGCTTTTGACGGCGTGCGAAAAGAGCTTGCCCGTGCTGCCGGCATTATTATTGATATGATGCAGCGCTTTGAAGAATCGTTCAAACAAGGCGACTATGAAGATATCGACCGGCTGGCTGACGAGGATGATAAAATAGACATCCTTGAAAAAGAGAGCCTTGAGTATTTAGCAAAAATCAGGGCCGGAACTTTATCAGAGGAGGAGAGTGTTGAGCACCAATGCCTGATGCTAAGTGCAATAACGCTTGAAAATCTTGCTGACATTATTTTAATCGATTTTGTAGAACTCGTCAGACGATCGCGGGAACAGGGTCATAACCCAAGTGAAAAAACCCGGGAACTTCTTGCAGGGATCTATAATAATGTCTCTCAGTCCGTTGCGCTTATAGTCCCGCTGATACATGACAAAGACCTGGACGCGGCAACCCGGATACTGGATCTGAAACCCGAGATTGCCCGTCTTCAGAAGGCCTTTATCAACCGAAAATCAGAACGACTTGGGCTCAACACCACCAATGCCATGAAAAATATTCAGATAGAAATGTCCCTGGCGGATAAATTCCAACGTATATTTATTTTTACCCAGAAAATTGCCAAAGAGCACCTGCTCAACAGTTCTGTTTAA